In the Gopherus flavomarginatus isolate rGopFla2 chromosome 6, rGopFla2.mat.asm, whole genome shotgun sequence genome, one interval contains:
- the LOC127054489 gene encoding sodium/calcium exchanger 1-like isoform X1: MPLLSHLGVSTIFLILALSLPLHQAKVEEGLGGPSQGASSLDGDNVSTLCRETSECQDGVILPVWLPQNPSVGDKVARAIVYFVAMIYMFLGMSIIADRFMASIEVITSQEKEITVKKANGETSTTTIRIWNETVSNLTLMALGSSAPEIMLSIIEIVGHGFQAGEMGPSTIVGSAAFNMFVIIAVCVHVVPEGETRRIKHLRVFFVTAAWSIFAYIWLYLILACFSPGEVEVWEGLLTFLFFPICVVQAWLADRRLLFYKYVQKKYRADKARGLIIETEGDTALPKLEVELDSTQANGVVEAGKNGDEEARRDMARTLRDLRQKHPEKDMEQLIEMANYHVLVQQQKSRAFYRIQATRMMIGAGNILKKHAADQARKALSLPEVRPEDDDSLTRVTFEPALYQCFENCGAVVLTVERRGGDVARTTVRVDFRTEDGTANAGSDYEYAEGTLFFKPGETQREIRVGIIDDDIFEEDEYFRVHLSNVRAAWAEPGAEPPPKACLGPAATATVTIFDDDHAGIFTFEGASVRVSESVGAVRVRVLRTSGARGRVALPYHTMEGTAKAGEDYEEAEGKVEFLNDEITKFIEIKIIDDEEYEKNKNFYLELGPPELLEMGLRHGDSNENHPTEGQDGAALAKMGCPSLGEHPKLEVVIEESYEFKSTVDKLIKKTNLALVVGSSSWREQFVSAVTVSAGDEDEDETGEERLPSCFDYIMHFLTVFWKVLFAFVPPTEYWGGWACFLVSIALIGVLTALTGDLASHFGCTVGLKDSVTAVVFVALGTSVPDTFASRAAAIQDQYADASIGNVTGSNAVNVFLGLGVAWTIAAGYWASQGQRFVVTPGTLAFSVTLFTIFALLSIAVLLYRRRAPMGGELGGPRTPKILTALLFFCFWLLYILLAALEAYCHIQGF, from the exons atGCCTCTCCTGTCCCACCTTGGGGTCTCTACTATCTTCCTCATCCTGGCCTTGAGCCTCCCACTTCACCAGGCcaaggtggaggaggggctgggaggcccATCCCAGGGAGCATCATCGCTGGATGGGGATAATGTCAGCACCTTGTGCCGGGAGACCTCAGAGTGCCAGGATGGGGTGATCCTGCCTGTGTGGCTACCCCAGAACCCCTCGGTGGGCGACAAGGTGGCCCGGGCCATAGTGTACTTTGTGGCGATGATCTACATGTTCCTGGGTATGTCCATCATTGCCGACCGGTTCATGGCCTCCATCGAGGTCATCACCTCGCAGGAGAAGGAGATCACTGTGAAGAAGGCCAATGGTGAGACCAGCACCACCACCATCCGCATCTGGAACGAGACCGTCTCCAACCTGACGCTCATGGCGCTGGGCTCCTCGGCGCCCGAGATCATGCTCTCCATCATTGAGATCGTGGGCCACGGCTTCCAGGCAGGCGAGATGGGGCCCAGCACCATAGTGGGCAGCGCCGCCTTCAACATGTTCGTCATCATTGCCGTGTGCGTGCATGTGGTGCCCGAGGGCGAGACGCGCAGGATCAAGCACCTGCGCGTCTTCTTTGTCACAGCCGCCTGGAGCATCTTCGCCTACATCTGGCTCTACCTCATCCTGGCCTGCTTCTCCCCTGGTGAGGTGGAGGTGTGGGAAGGCCTGCTCACCTTCCTCTTCTTCCCCATCTGCGTGGTGCAGGCCTGGCTGGCTGACCGCCGCCTCCTCTTCTACAAATACGTGCAGAAGAAGTACCGAGCCGACAAGGCCCGGGGCCTGATCATTGAGACGGAAGGCGACACAGCCCTCCCCAAGCTGGAGGTGGAGCTGGACAgcacccaggccaatggggtggtCGAGGCAGGCAAAAACGGGGATGAGGAAGCCCGGCGTGACATGGCGCGCACCCTGAGGGACTTGCGGCAGAAGCACCCAGAGAAGGACATGGAGCAGCTGATTGAGATGGCCAACTACCATGTACTGGTGCAGCAGCAAAAGAGCCGGGCCTTCTACCGCATCCAGGCTACCCGCATGATGATCGGAGCGGGCAACATCCTGAAGAAGCATGCAGCCGACCAGGCGCGCAAGGCGCTGAGTCTGCCTGAAGTGCGCCCTGAGGATGACGACTCACTCACCAGGGTGACCTTCGAGCCGGCGCTCTACCAGTGCTTTGAGAACTGTGGTGCTGTGGTGCTGACAGTGGAGCGACGTGGCGGCGACGTGGCTCGCACGACTGTGCGTGTGGATTTCCGCACCGAGGACGGCACGGCCAATGCTGGCTCGGACTACGAGTACGCCGAGGGCACACTGTTCTTTAAGCCAGGTGAGACGCAGCGCGAGATCCGCGTGGGCATCATTGACGATGACATCTTCGAGGAGGACGAGTACTTCCGTGTGCACCTCAGCAACGTGCGGGCTGCCTGGGCCGAGCCGGGGGCTGAGCCACCCCCTAAGGCCTGCCTTGGCCCTGCTGCCACTGCCACCGTCACCATCTTCGACGATGATCATGCCGGCATCTTCACCTTCGAGGGCGCCTCGGTGCGGGTCAGTGAGAGTGTGGGGGCCGTGCGGGTACGGGTGCTGCGCACCTCAGGGGCCCGGGGCCGCGTGGCCCTGCCGTACCACACCATGGAGGGTACTGCAAAGGCTGGTGAGGACTACGAGGAGGCCGAGGGCAAGGTGGAGTTCCTCAACGATGAGATCAC GAAATTCATCGAGATTAAAATAATTGATGACGAGGAATATGAGAAAAACAAGAATTTCTACCTGGAGCTGGGGCCTCCTGAACTACTGGAGATGGGGCTGCGGCATG GTGACTCTAACGAGAACCACCCCACTGAGGGGCAAGACGGGGCCGCCCTCGCCAAGATGGGGTGtcccagcctgggggagcacccCAAACTTGAGGTGGTGATTGAGGAGTCCTACGAGTTCAAG agtACTGTGGACAAACTGATCAAGAAAACCAACTTGGCGCTGGttgtggggagcagcagctggaggGAGCAATTCGTCAGTGCCGTGACGGTCAGCGCCG GGGACGAGGACGAGGACGAGACGGGTGAGGAGCGGCTCCCGTCCTGCTTCGACTACATCATGCACTTCCTGACCGTGTTCTGGAAGGTTCTCTTCGCCTTTGTGCCCCCCACTGAGTACTGGGGGGGCTGGGCCTGCTTCCTTGTCTCCATCGCACTCATTGGGGTGCTCACCGCGCTCACCGGCGACCTGGCCTCGCACTTCGGTTGCACTGTCGGCCTCAAGGACTCAGTTACTGCTGTGGTCTTTGTGGCCCTTGGCACCTCCGTGcctg ACACCTTTGCCAGTCGGGCAGCCGCAATCCAGGACCAATATGCGGATGCCTCCATCGGCAACGTGACGGGCAGTAACGCAGTCAACGTCTTCCTGGGTCTAGGAGTGGCCTGGACCATTGCGGCCGGGTACTGGGccagccagggccagcgcttTGTGGTGACGCCGGGCACACTGGCCTTCTCTGTCACGCTTTTCACTATCTTTGCCCTGCTGAGCATCGCTGTGCTGCTGTACCGGCGCCGCGCACCCATGGGGGGCGAGCTGGGAGGTCCCCGTACCCCCAAAATCCTCACTGCCCTGCTCTTCTTCTGTTTCTGGCTCCTCTACATCTTGCTGGCTGCTCTGGAGGCTTACTGCCACATCCAGGGCTTCTGA
- the LOC127054489 gene encoding sodium/calcium exchanger 1-like isoform X2: MGLRHGDSNENHPTEGQDGAALAKMGCPSLGEHPKLEVVIEESYEFKSTVDKLIKKTNLALVVGSSSWREQFVSAVTVSAGDEDEDETGEERLPSCFDYIMHFLTVFWKVLFAFVPPTEYWGGWACFLVSIALIGVLTALTGDLASHFGCTVGLKDSVTAVVFVALGTSVPDTFASRAAAIQDQYADASIGNVTGSNAVNVFLGLGVAWTIAAGYWASQGQRFVVTPGTLAFSVTLFTIFALLSIAVLLYRRRAPMGGELGGPRTPKILTALLFFCFWLLYILLAALEAYCHIQGF; the protein is encoded by the exons ATGGGGCTGCGGCATG GTGACTCTAACGAGAACCACCCCACTGAGGGGCAAGACGGGGCCGCCCTCGCCAAGATGGGGTGtcccagcctgggggagcacccCAAACTTGAGGTGGTGATTGAGGAGTCCTACGAGTTCAAG agtACTGTGGACAAACTGATCAAGAAAACCAACTTGGCGCTGGttgtggggagcagcagctggaggGAGCAATTCGTCAGTGCCGTGACGGTCAGCGCCG GGGACGAGGACGAGGACGAGACGGGTGAGGAGCGGCTCCCGTCCTGCTTCGACTACATCATGCACTTCCTGACCGTGTTCTGGAAGGTTCTCTTCGCCTTTGTGCCCCCCACTGAGTACTGGGGGGGCTGGGCCTGCTTCCTTGTCTCCATCGCACTCATTGGGGTGCTCACCGCGCTCACCGGCGACCTGGCCTCGCACTTCGGTTGCACTGTCGGCCTCAAGGACTCAGTTACTGCTGTGGTCTTTGTGGCCCTTGGCACCTCCGTGcctg ACACCTTTGCCAGTCGGGCAGCCGCAATCCAGGACCAATATGCGGATGCCTCCATCGGCAACGTGACGGGCAGTAACGCAGTCAACGTCTTCCTGGGTCTAGGAGTGGCCTGGACCATTGCGGCCGGGTACTGGGccagccagggccagcgcttTGTGGTGACGCCGGGCACACTGGCCTTCTCTGTCACGCTTTTCACTATCTTTGCCCTGCTGAGCATCGCTGTGCTGCTGTACCGGCGCCGCGCACCCATGGGGGGCGAGCTGGGAGGTCCCCGTACCCCCAAAATCCTCACTGCCCTGCTCTTCTTCTGTTTCTGGCTCCTCTACATCTTGCTGGCTGCTCTGGAGGCTTACTGCCACATCCAGGGCTTCTGA
- the PLCB3 gene encoding 1-phosphatidylinositol 4,5-bisphosphate phosphodiesterase beta-3 isoform X2, whose protein sequence is MAGARPGVHALQLEPLRVPETLIRGSKFIKWDEEPTTQTLVTLRVDPLGFFLYWNAPHMEVDILDISSIRDTRTGRYARVPKDPKLREMLGLGGSEPRPEENLLTVVHGPDLVNISFLNFIAVQEDVAKVWTEELFKLAMNILAQNASRNTFLQKTYTRLKLQVNQESRIPVKNILKMFSADKKRVETALESCGLNFNRSESIKPDEFTLEIFEHFLNKLCLRPDIDKILLEIGAKGKPYLSLDQLMDFINQRQRDPRLNEVLYPPLSRAQVRQLIDKYEPNRQFLERDQMSMEGFGRYLAGEENSIVPPEKLDLSDDMSQPLSSYFINSSHNTYLTAGQLTGNSSVEMYRQVLLSGCRCIELDCWKGRPQDEEPFITHGFTMTTEIPFKEVIEAIAESAFKTSPFPVILSFENHVDSAKQQAKMAEYCRSIFGDALLIDPLEKYPLQPGVVLPSPQELMGRILVKNKKRRQRRASKGPEGSSIRKRLLESTVSDAGPGLGDLPSPPPDREADSEEEEEEEQPDPKKPTTDEGTASSEVNATEEMSTLVNYIEPVKFKSFQAASKRDKSFEMSSFVETKGLEQLTKSPMEFVEYNKKQLSRIYPKGTRVDSSNYMPQLFWNAGCQMVALNFQSLDLPMQLNLGMFEYNRRSGYLLKPEFMRREDKPFDPFTENIVDGIVANTVKVKIISGQFLSDKRVGIYVEVDMFGLPVDTKRKFRTRPSQGNSFNPVWDEEPFVFPKVVLPTLASLRIAVFEEGGKFVGHRILPVSAIRSGYHYICLRSESNQPLSLPALLVYTEANDYIPDDHQDYAEALINPIKHVSLMDQRAKQLVALIGDSEENAENPRETPGKQRADVVAEPSTDPRQPPTVLLPPAGSPSVASPGQRDDLIASVLAEVAPQSLEELRQQKGYIKLLKKQYRELKELRKKHMKNISSLNKKQSTRANQLHSDSLRRRSQVERSLRRGHQDANGSLDALEQEVSRQKLELQEGQMRGLLQLRETQHQVERARKKEHLQQAQQRLREIAQDCQAAQLKRVKETSEREKKELQKILDRKRHNSITEAKSREKQKKDVELTEINRRHINESVNSIRRLEEAQKRRQEKLVAGQQEILQQIEEEEPRLVEELERECELEAQALPQEIRRFLQAELEVGVRNGHPPAAPQEEEDESTVL, encoded by the exons ATGGCCGGGGCGCGCCCGGGGGTCCACGCGCTGCAGCTGGAGCCGCTGCGGGTCCCCGAGACCCTGATCCGGGGCAGCAAGTTCATCAAATGGGACGAG GAGCCCACAACCCAGACTCTGGTGACGCTGCGTGTTGACCCCTTGGGATTCTTCCTCTACTGGAACGCGCCCCACATG GAAGTTGACATCTTGGACATCAGCTCCATTCGAGACACGCGGACTGGGCGCTATGCCAGAGTCCCAAAG GACCCCAAGTTGCGGGAGATGCTGGGATTGGGGGGCTCGGAGCCGCGGCCTGAGGAGAACTTGCTGACTGTGGTGCATGGCCCGGACCTGGTCAACATCAGCTTCTTGAACTTTATCGCAGTGCAGGAGGACGTGGCCAAG gtctggacCGAGGAGCTGTTCAAACTGGCTATGAACATTCTGGCCCAAAATGCATCTCGCAACACCTTCCTGCAGAAAAC CTACACCCGGCTCAAACTCCAGGTGAACCAGGAGAGCCGGATCCCAGTGAAGAA CATCCTGAAGATGTTCTCAGCCGATAAGAAGCGTGTGGAGACAGCTCTGGAGTCCTGTGGCCTTAACTTCAATCGG AGTGAGTCGATCAAGCCGGACGAATTCACCCTGGAGATCTTTGAGCACTTCCTGAACAAGCTCTGCCTGCGCCCTGACATCGACAAAATCCTGCTGGAGAT TGGGGCAAAGGGGAAGCCCTACCTGAGCCTGGACCAGCTGATGGATTTCATCAACCAGCGGCAGCGGGACCCGCGGCTGAACGAGGTGCTGTATCCCCCCCTCAGCCGCGCCCAGGTGCGCCAGCTGATCGACAAGTACGAGCCCAACCGCCAGTTCCTGGAGCGTG accagATGTCCATGGAGGGGTTCGGGCGCTACCTGGCGGGGGAGGAGAACAGCATCGTTCCCCCTGAAAAGCTGGACCTGAGCGATGACATGAGCCAGCCACTGAGCAGTTACTTCATCAACTCCTCCCACAACACCTACCTCACAG CGGGCCAGCTGACGGGGAACTCCTCGGTGGAGATGTATCGACAGGTGCTGCTGAGTGGCTGCCGCTGTATTGAACTTGATTGCTGGAAGGGGCGGCCCCAGGACGAAGAGCCCTTCATCACGCACGGCTTCACCATGACCACCGAGATCCCTTTCAAG GAGGTGATTGAGGCCATTGCTGAAAGTGCTTTCAAGACCTCCCCATTCCCCGTCATCCTGTCCTTTGAGAACCACGTTGACTC GGCCAAGCAGCAGGCTAAGATGGCCGAGTACTGCCGCAGCATCTTTGGAGATGCGCTACTGATTGATCCCCTGGAGAAGTACCCG CTGCAACCGGGCGTGGTGCTGCCCAGCCCCCAGGAGCTCATGGGCCGCATCCTGGTGAAGAACAAGAAGCGGCGGCAGCGGCGGGCGAGCAAGGGCCCCGAGGGAAGTAGCATCCGCAAACGCCTGCTGGAGTCCACAGTGAGCGACGCGGGGCCAGGCCTCGGGGATCTGCCCTCACCCCCACCGG ACCGGGAGgctgacagcgaagaggaggaggaggaagagcagccAGACCCCAAGAAGCCCACAACAGATGAG GGCACGGCCAGCAGCGAGGTGAACGCCACCGAGGAGATGTCCACACTGGTGAATTACATAGAACCCGTCAAATTCAAATCCTTCCAGGCCGCCAGTA AGCGGGACAAGTCCTTTGAGATGTCGTCTTTCGTGGAGaccaaggggctggagcagctcaccaAGAGCCCCATGGAGTTTGTCGA ATACAACAAGAAGCAGCTAAGCCGCATCTACCCCAAGGGCACACGGGTCGATTCCTCCAATTACATGCCTCAGCTCTTCTGGAACGCCGGCTGCCAGATGGTGGCCCTCAATTTCCAGTCCCTCG ACCTGCCAATGCAGCTGAATCTGGGCATGTTTGAGTACAACCGGCGCAGCGGGTACCTGCTGAAGCCCGAGTTCATGAGGCGTGAGGACAAGCCCTTCGACCCCTTCACTGAGAACATTGTGGACGGCATTGTGGCCAACACGGTCAAGGTCAAG ATAATCTCGGGGCAGTTCCTGTCAGACAAGCGGGTGGGCATCTACGTGGAAGTGGACATGTTTGGCCTCCCCGTTGACACCAAGCGCAAATTCCGGACGCGCCCATCCCAGGGGAACTCCTTCAACCCTGTCTGGGATGAGGAGCCCTTCGTCTTTCCCAAG GTGGTGCTGCCCACGCTGGCATCCCTGCGCATTGCTGTCTTTGAGGAGGGGGGTAAATTTGTCGGGCACCGGATCCTGCCTGTCTCAGCCATCCGGTCTG GGTACCACTACATCTGCCTGCGCAGTGAAAGCAACCAGCCACTGAGCCTGCCCGCCCTGCTGGTCTACACAGAAGCAAATGATTATATCCCAGACGACCACCAGG ACTACGCAGAGGCCCTGATCAACCCCATTAAACACGTCAGCCTCATGGACCAGCGGGCAAAACAGCTGGTGGCGCTGATTGGAGACAGCGAG GAGAATGCAGAGAATCCACGGGAAACACCTGGGAAGCAGCGAGCTGATGTGGTGGCTGAGCCCTCCACGGACCCCCGACAGCCACCCactgtcctgctgccccctgccggCAGCCCCAGTGTCGCCAGTCCAG GGCAAAGGGACGACCTCATTGCCAGTGTCCTTGCAG AGGTAGCCCCCCAGTCCCTGGAGGAGCTGCGGCAGCAAAAGGGCTACATCAAGCTGCTAAAGAAGCAGTACCGGGAGCTGAAGGAGCTACGCAAGAAGCACATGAAGAACATCTCCAGCCTCAACAAGAAGCAGAGCACCCGAGCCAACCAGCTGCACAGCGACAGCCTCCGGCGCCGCTCCCAAGTGGAGCGGAGCCTGCGCCGTGGGCACCAGGA TGCCAACGGCTCGCTGGACGCACTGGAGCAAGAGGTGTCTCGGcagaagctggagctgcaggaggggcagatGCGGGGACTGCTGCAGCTGCGGGAAACCCAGCACCAGGTGGAGAGAGCCCGCAAAAAGGAGCACCTGCAACAG GCCCAGCAGCGGCTGCGGGAAATTGCCCAGGACTGCCAGGCTGCCCAGCTGAAGAGAGTCAAGGAAACAAGTGAGAG ggaGAAGAAGGAGCTGCAGAAAATCCTGGACCGCAAGAGGCACAACAGCATCACAGAGGCCAAATCCCGGGAGAAGCAGAAGAAAGATGT ggagctgacagagatTAACAGGAGACACATCAACGAATCAGTGAACTCCATCCGCAGG CTGGAGGAAGCCCAGAAGCGACGCCAGGAGAAGCTTGTGGCTGGGCAACAGGAGATCCTACAGCAAATAGAGGAAGAGGAGCCCAGG ctggtggaggagcTGGAGCGGGAGTGCGAGCTGGAGGCACAGGCACTGCCCCAGGAGATCCGCCGCTTCCTCCAAgctgagctggaggtgggggtgagAAATgggcacccccctgctgcccctcaagaagaggaggatgagagCACTGTGCTGTGA
- the PLCB3 gene encoding 1-phosphatidylinositol 4,5-bisphosphate phosphodiesterase beta-3 isoform X1, with the protein MAGARPGVHALQLEPLRVPETLIRGSKFIKWDEEPTTQTLVTLRVDPLGFFLYWNAPHMEVDILDISSIRDTRTGRYARVPKDPKLREMLGLGGSEPRPEENLLTVVHGPDLVNISFLNFIAVQEDVAKVWTEELFKLAMNILAQNASRNTFLQKTYTRLKLQVNQESRIPVKNILKMFSADKKRVETALESCGLNFNRSESIKPDEFTLEIFEHFLNKLCLRPDIDKILLEIGAKGKPYLSLDQLMDFINQRQRDPRLNEVLYPPLSRAQVRQLIDKYEPNRQFLERDQMSMEGFGRYLAGEENSIVPPEKLDLSDDMSQPLSSYFINSSHNTYLTAGQLTGNSSVEMYRQVLLSGCRCIELDCWKGRPQDEEPFITHGFTMTTEIPFKEVIEAIAESAFKTSPFPVILSFENHVDSAKQQAKMAEYCRSIFGDALLIDPLEKYPLQPGVVLPSPQELMGRILVKNKKRRQRRASKGPEGSSIRKRLLESTVSDAGPGLGDLPSPPPGSPYVEQHKGATPPVIANGEEKAPPERLAKLAEPRKSIDREADSEEEEEEEQPDPKKPTTDEGTASSEVNATEEMSTLVNYIEPVKFKSFQAASKRDKSFEMSSFVETKGLEQLTKSPMEFVEYNKKQLSRIYPKGTRVDSSNYMPQLFWNAGCQMVALNFQSLDLPMQLNLGMFEYNRRSGYLLKPEFMRREDKPFDPFTENIVDGIVANTVKVKIISGQFLSDKRVGIYVEVDMFGLPVDTKRKFRTRPSQGNSFNPVWDEEPFVFPKVVLPTLASLRIAVFEEGGKFVGHRILPVSAIRSGYHYICLRSESNQPLSLPALLVYTEANDYIPDDHQDYAEALINPIKHVSLMDQRAKQLVALIGDSEENAENPRETPGKQRADVVAEPSTDPRQPPTVLLPPAGSPSVASPGQRDDLIASVLAEVAPQSLEELRQQKGYIKLLKKQYRELKELRKKHMKNISSLNKKQSTRANQLHSDSLRRRSQVERSLRRGHQDANGSLDALEQEVSRQKLELQEGQMRGLLQLRETQHQVERARKKEHLQQAQQRLREIAQDCQAAQLKRVKETSEREKKELQKILDRKRHNSITEAKSREKQKKDVELTEINRRHINESVNSIRRLEEAQKRRQEKLVAGQQEILQQIEEEEPRLVEELERECELEAQALPQEIRRFLQAELEVGVRNGHPPAAPQEEEDESTVL; encoded by the exons ATGGCCGGGGCGCGCCCGGGGGTCCACGCGCTGCAGCTGGAGCCGCTGCGGGTCCCCGAGACCCTGATCCGGGGCAGCAAGTTCATCAAATGGGACGAG GAGCCCACAACCCAGACTCTGGTGACGCTGCGTGTTGACCCCTTGGGATTCTTCCTCTACTGGAACGCGCCCCACATG GAAGTTGACATCTTGGACATCAGCTCCATTCGAGACACGCGGACTGGGCGCTATGCCAGAGTCCCAAAG GACCCCAAGTTGCGGGAGATGCTGGGATTGGGGGGCTCGGAGCCGCGGCCTGAGGAGAACTTGCTGACTGTGGTGCATGGCCCGGACCTGGTCAACATCAGCTTCTTGAACTTTATCGCAGTGCAGGAGGACGTGGCCAAG gtctggacCGAGGAGCTGTTCAAACTGGCTATGAACATTCTGGCCCAAAATGCATCTCGCAACACCTTCCTGCAGAAAAC CTACACCCGGCTCAAACTCCAGGTGAACCAGGAGAGCCGGATCCCAGTGAAGAA CATCCTGAAGATGTTCTCAGCCGATAAGAAGCGTGTGGAGACAGCTCTGGAGTCCTGTGGCCTTAACTTCAATCGG AGTGAGTCGATCAAGCCGGACGAATTCACCCTGGAGATCTTTGAGCACTTCCTGAACAAGCTCTGCCTGCGCCCTGACATCGACAAAATCCTGCTGGAGAT TGGGGCAAAGGGGAAGCCCTACCTGAGCCTGGACCAGCTGATGGATTTCATCAACCAGCGGCAGCGGGACCCGCGGCTGAACGAGGTGCTGTATCCCCCCCTCAGCCGCGCCCAGGTGCGCCAGCTGATCGACAAGTACGAGCCCAACCGCCAGTTCCTGGAGCGTG accagATGTCCATGGAGGGGTTCGGGCGCTACCTGGCGGGGGAGGAGAACAGCATCGTTCCCCCTGAAAAGCTGGACCTGAGCGATGACATGAGCCAGCCACTGAGCAGTTACTTCATCAACTCCTCCCACAACACCTACCTCACAG CGGGCCAGCTGACGGGGAACTCCTCGGTGGAGATGTATCGACAGGTGCTGCTGAGTGGCTGCCGCTGTATTGAACTTGATTGCTGGAAGGGGCGGCCCCAGGACGAAGAGCCCTTCATCACGCACGGCTTCACCATGACCACCGAGATCCCTTTCAAG GAGGTGATTGAGGCCATTGCTGAAAGTGCTTTCAAGACCTCCCCATTCCCCGTCATCCTGTCCTTTGAGAACCACGTTGACTC GGCCAAGCAGCAGGCTAAGATGGCCGAGTACTGCCGCAGCATCTTTGGAGATGCGCTACTGATTGATCCCCTGGAGAAGTACCCG CTGCAACCGGGCGTGGTGCTGCCCAGCCCCCAGGAGCTCATGGGCCGCATCCTGGTGAAGAACAAGAAGCGGCGGCAGCGGCGGGCGAGCAAGGGCCCCGAGGGAAGTAGCATCCGCAAACGCCTGCTGGAGTCCACAGTGAGCGACGCGGGGCCAGGCCTCGGGGATCTGCCCTCACCCCCACCGG GCTCCCCCTATGTCGAGCAGCACAAGGGGGCCACCCCTCCGGTCATTGCCAACGGGGAGGAGAAGGCGCCACCGGAGAGACTGGCCAAGCTGGCAGAGCCCCGTAAATCCATTG ACCGGGAGgctgacagcgaagaggaggaggaggaagagcagccAGACCCCAAGAAGCCCACAACAGATGAG GGCACGGCCAGCAGCGAGGTGAACGCCACCGAGGAGATGTCCACACTGGTGAATTACATAGAACCCGTCAAATTCAAATCCTTCCAGGCCGCCAGTA AGCGGGACAAGTCCTTTGAGATGTCGTCTTTCGTGGAGaccaaggggctggagcagctcaccaAGAGCCCCATGGAGTTTGTCGA ATACAACAAGAAGCAGCTAAGCCGCATCTACCCCAAGGGCACACGGGTCGATTCCTCCAATTACATGCCTCAGCTCTTCTGGAACGCCGGCTGCCAGATGGTGGCCCTCAATTTCCAGTCCCTCG ACCTGCCAATGCAGCTGAATCTGGGCATGTTTGAGTACAACCGGCGCAGCGGGTACCTGCTGAAGCCCGAGTTCATGAGGCGTGAGGACAAGCCCTTCGACCCCTTCACTGAGAACATTGTGGACGGCATTGTGGCCAACACGGTCAAGGTCAAG ATAATCTCGGGGCAGTTCCTGTCAGACAAGCGGGTGGGCATCTACGTGGAAGTGGACATGTTTGGCCTCCCCGTTGACACCAAGCGCAAATTCCGGACGCGCCCATCCCAGGGGAACTCCTTCAACCCTGTCTGGGATGAGGAGCCCTTCGTCTTTCCCAAG GTGGTGCTGCCCACGCTGGCATCCCTGCGCATTGCTGTCTTTGAGGAGGGGGGTAAATTTGTCGGGCACCGGATCCTGCCTGTCTCAGCCATCCGGTCTG GGTACCACTACATCTGCCTGCGCAGTGAAAGCAACCAGCCACTGAGCCTGCCCGCCCTGCTGGTCTACACAGAAGCAAATGATTATATCCCAGACGACCACCAGG ACTACGCAGAGGCCCTGATCAACCCCATTAAACACGTCAGCCTCATGGACCAGCGGGCAAAACAGCTGGTGGCGCTGATTGGAGACAGCGAG GAGAATGCAGAGAATCCACGGGAAACACCTGGGAAGCAGCGAGCTGATGTGGTGGCTGAGCCCTCCACGGACCCCCGACAGCCACCCactgtcctgctgccccctgccggCAGCCCCAGTGTCGCCAGTCCAG GGCAAAGGGACGACCTCATTGCCAGTGTCCTTGCAG AGGTAGCCCCCCAGTCCCTGGAGGAGCTGCGGCAGCAAAAGGGCTACATCAAGCTGCTAAAGAAGCAGTACCGGGAGCTGAAGGAGCTACGCAAGAAGCACATGAAGAACATCTCCAGCCTCAACAAGAAGCAGAGCACCCGAGCCAACCAGCTGCACAGCGACAGCCTCCGGCGCCGCTCCCAAGTGGAGCGGAGCCTGCGCCGTGGGCACCAGGA TGCCAACGGCTCGCTGGACGCACTGGAGCAAGAGGTGTCTCGGcagaagctggagctgcaggaggggcagatGCGGGGACTGCTGCAGCTGCGGGAAACCCAGCACCAGGTGGAGAGAGCCCGCAAAAAGGAGCACCTGCAACAG GCCCAGCAGCGGCTGCGGGAAATTGCCCAGGACTGCCAGGCTGCCCAGCTGAAGAGAGTCAAGGAAACAAGTGAGAG ggaGAAGAAGGAGCTGCAGAAAATCCTGGACCGCAAGAGGCACAACAGCATCACAGAGGCCAAATCCCGGGAGAAGCAGAAGAAAGATGT ggagctgacagagatTAACAGGAGACACATCAACGAATCAGTGAACTCCATCCGCAGG CTGGAGGAAGCCCAGAAGCGACGCCAGGAGAAGCTTGTGGCTGGGCAACAGGAGATCCTACAGCAAATAGAGGAAGAGGAGCCCAGG ctggtggaggagcTGGAGCGGGAGTGCGAGCTGGAGGCACAGGCACTGCCCCAGGAGATCCGCCGCTTCCTCCAAgctgagctggaggtgggggtgagAAATgggcacccccctgctgcccctcaagaagaggaggatgagagCACTGTGCTGTGA